From Helicoverpa zea isolate HzStark_Cry1AcR chromosome 12, ilHelZeax1.1, whole genome shotgun sequence:
GGGAAGTTTGGAGGTGTGGCTGGAGTATTGCAGGGTGTCATCAATTgctgaaatacatatttacattttatacttaTTCACCACAAGAAACTCAAGTCAAAATGGAATTTTCAATGATGCATATGAAACAATTAGCTACAACTCTGGAAACCATATTGATAAACATAAGCATccaataatatatatatttttttgatgtatTAAGTAAGTCTCTCAGGACATGTCCGTGTGTAACCAAGAGCCAGCTTGTTGAATTTATGAATAAGTCACACAATACCTGACGATAATGTGGTGCAGCAATACCATTAGCACCAGCAGGAATTGCCActtcttgaaaaaatattgataatgctgtctgaaataaaaataaaataacaacagttgTTACTCTTGTGAAATGATAAAGAATGAAATATCATAATGTGTTCAAATTTTTAATGACCAACTTGATGTTTACGTGAAAAGGATATAACCCAAAATAGGTCAATGCAACTACAACAAAACCAAATTGGATAGAAAATCTATGAACACTAGTCTTAAGTATAattattagaaatataaacaaatatattaacACATTGATGCATATAAATCACTTTTGttcaatttaaatattgttattgttaacaAGATCACAAGATTACAAGTACCTATCAACCAAAAACAGGGCCTGACTAGGCACTGAAACATAATagtaagtcaaagtcaaagtcaaaggatTTATTTGCAAATGAATACAgttatatacaaggtgttacaAAATGTCAATTAGTTCAGTATTCAGTCATAATATAATGACatgcaaaaaacattttatcttaaatatacaattatttattagtacctAACAATTATTGTTATATGCATATCAAGGTTAAATTACTAGCTCCGTTATTGCGtattattttgtcaatatcaataatatgatgtttacagaataagaataatatggaaatagaaacattaaaaatataagtgtacTAGACATGTTTAATGATGATTAAGATCATTTTTTAGAATTCACTATTAAACAAACAGTAACCTTTTATATAATTGTTGATAACAATGTGTCACTGCAAAAGGCTATTGTAAATCAAAATATCAAGCAGCCATTTCATGATTACAtactgtttgtttacatatattataaaatttacCTCAAATTGCCAGTGTGCAGCTTGCAATAACTGTTTCGCTTGTTCTTGTGCACATCCTGCTGCTAGCACAAATTGATTTATCATGACTTGTTCTCGTAAAGTCGAATCCATTGTAACaaaattcaacaaaatataaaaagaggTCCTCCGAATATCCAAGAAATAACAACTGAACCAATGAAAATAGAAGCTGAGAATACGTATGTAGTCAAAGCCTGAGCGCTAGTGTGCTTCACAAATACAACAAGTGTGAAAGAGAGATTCGATTAGTTTACGTAACAatcagcaatttattttaatgtggatatagacaccaatttgttactttttttaggGTTACCATTATAATCAAACTATACaacgcaatatttttttcagtaatagGTATTTAAAGTTTAGACTCCATTTCAATTGAAACAAAGTCAtcagatttcaataaaaatcatgtttttatGTATGGTCGCGTATATGGTGAACGCTTCAACTGGTAGCGGAAAATTATGAGTTAAAAATGTAATTCTAAAtacttttacattattattttgcgTTAAAAAGTTCATCGGATTACATTTGTATTGTAAGCCGAAGTAGAAGTAAGTTTCTAAGTTAAGCGGAGGATAACGCAAGTCGCAAAGATCATATCTACTCCATATATTCCCTCGATTAGAAATGTttcgttttgtttgtaaatgtgtatttacatatttcaatatttccgttTAAGGGACAACAGTGCTCCATACTGCACCAGTGGACATTTTTTCCTTATCATTTACACGCTAGTCTCGATGCTAGCCTCTCTCTAATCGCCTAAATATTTAATCATGGCTGGTAACATTGAATGTCAAGTCAGTCAAGTCAGTCGCCAAATCAGATCAGTTTGATTGATCAGTAAAAATTGTTGAACTGCTAGCTGGCAAGAACTGTTTTGCAGATATTAAGTATTGATTTTCTCGCATTGTTTATATAATGGAACCAAATCCTGTAATTATTGCAGCTACAGCGAAACAAACGGCATCTGTAagtaaaatagttattttaatagcCAACAAAATAGTGTACATTGTTTTACTAATAATACTCATCGGTTAATTTCAGCTTATATTTCTTCATGGTCTAGGTGACACTGGGTTAGTACTTCTGTTCTtcttcgttttatttttacttataaagtaaaaaatccCGTATATCTAATTTTATGATAAACTCTATTACAGCCATGGGTGGGCAAATACTATCGCGGCTCTCCGTGGGCCCCACATAAAAGTAATATGTCCGACAGCTGCAACTATGCCAGTGACGTTAAATGCGGGTTTTCGTATGCCGTCATGGTTTGATTTACGGACTCTGGATGCTACTGCTCCTGAAGATGAAGAGGGTATATTGAGAGCTACTGACCTTGTTCACCGTCTCATTGCCAATGAAATTAAAGTAAGTAGATAATGAAGTGTGTTCTGCAGGACAGTCTGAATCGTTGCAGTATTAGCAGCTCTTAAGAATGATCATGTTATTATCTGTGGGTTCTACCTTGCAGGCTGGAATACTTCCTAATAGAATACTGTTGGGTGGATTTTCTCAAGGAGGAGCTTTGGCTCTTCATGCTGGTTTGACATATCCAGAACCTCTCGCTGGAATAATGTCCTTGTCCTGCTGGTTACCCAGACATGCGCACTTTCCTGATGCAGTGAAGGTTCCTGCAGAAATGCTGGTAAGTTCAGTGGCCATACAATGCTATCTATTCAAAATGATTTTGAATTGGTGAATTATCAGGATGAGAATTTGGCAGTTACACAAAAAGTACTTCAGGTTTTATGAGCAGTGTTcgggtaatttttttattttagtttgttaaaGAAGTTCCTCTTAAAATGATTTTCCTCAAGCTACCTCTTTAATTTACAactacatttattaaaaaaagggaacaaatataatgaccaccataaaacgctttgatacccttagttttgtaaccagaaatatctactgaacaccagaaaaataaagtctaaaaatgtaatagtaccagctattttagtcacaacttcactttaaattgtattcaaccaccaaatttagtaaatgatcaccaagtcttgacgaccaaattaatgtattatttttgcctaaataagtcactgtgattgccataaaatgtaggcttattaccaaataaagtattatgatgccatattaagttatgtgtccggcttgcaatgcatgcgtgagtgtcagtatgaggagtgacaggggaaaatggaagaaaatgacatattgcgccgaccccaagtaaaattgggaacagggcaggagaaagaagaagaagaatgtgtttctcaatacactccctcgaaaacacactgttatcgcactgtttagaggcatgcaataaacaattttccaccctagtgcaggaaaagggtccccataatgttataaaatttattgtatcaggccgaacttatttttttggagtcagtttacttaaacaggatagcaagatgtaaaaactttgattatcagtttatattaaaacgctggtataattttgatgatcatttactacttttgggataacaatgatttatttggactcattttgcttaaataggatagcagaatttaaaaactttggttataatcttactttaaaatggtggtctaattttggtgatcatttactatttttggcttacgcatgatttattttggagtaatttcacttaaataggatagcaaagtgttaaaactttggttatagttttacattaaaatgcgagtttcattttggtgatcatttactatttttgtctgctatttgttactatatctggtgatcagttaaacataagccttaaaaaaatatatacaaattatttacagCAGCTAATTACTGAAAAGGGCACGTTTTGGTTGTATTCAAGAATAtgcatataaattaattgtatatTCGCCCGATGAACTTGATGTGATAACATGCCTTGTCAATGAATAACAGGAAAATTAAAACTGATTCTGAGAAGATAAATATCTTTATACAATATTATGTGTTACAAAAGccatatatacatatatcatCTA
This genomic window contains:
- the LOC124635238 gene encoding UBA-like domain-containing protein 1, which gives rise to MDSTLREQVMINQFVLAAGCAQEQAKQLLQAAHWQFETALSIFFQEVAIPAGANGIAAPHYRQQLMTPCNTPATPPNFPDALAAFSRLSTTGSPNNAGGGGCAGAAAPPVSPLATHPPPPPPVPHVQMNMFPGTPNPQTNYSSISCSTAMCSENMPR
- the LOC124635133 gene encoding acyl-protein thioesterase 1, with the translated sequence MEPNPVIIAATAKQTASLIFLHGLGDTGHGWANTIAALRGPHIKVICPTAATMPVTLNAGFRMPSWFDLRTLDATAPEDEEGILRATDLVHRLIANEIKAGILPNRILLGGFSQGGALALHAGLTYPEPLAGIMSLSCWLPRHAHFPDAVKVPAEMLIFQAHGDCDPVVPFKWGQMTASFLKTFMKNVDFTTYQGLTHSSSEAELKDMRAFIAKTLG